The following is a genomic window from Falco naumanni isolate bFalNau1 chromosome 10, bFalNau1.pat, whole genome shotgun sequence.
GCCTGCACCCAGTGCTGGAAGAGAAGGGCAGCGTGGAGCGGAGAGGATGGGAGATGGACTGGTGGGAGAGCGGAGATGCGGCACCCGAGAGGACATGAGCAGGACGTGACAAGCTGCGGCCAGTCAGGGGGAATCTCTGTCCTGACCAGACAGTTTGGCAGCACCAGTGCTGAGGGAGGGTCCCAATCAGGCCAAGAAAAGTCACTTCAAGGTGTCATCAGCATTCTTGAACATGAGGATTGCATTGTAGATCTTAAGTGCCGGGCCCAGCTTGACACTCATAATCTTGACGATGTCAGCCTGCGTCAGCAAGAGGAAGGCCTCGCCATCGATCATCtggagaggagagcagggaCAAAGGCACTCACCGCAAACCCAGGCTGTGACCTCCTAGGGACAGCCAGCATGGGCATGACCTGGGGATGTGCACAGTCATGCTCACCCTCAGCCAGGTGCCACAGATGATCCCCAGGAGTAGGGCCAGGGCCACCCGCTGCACTCCCGCACTGCCCCGGCTAAGCCAGAGCTGGGTGCTCATGTGCCCAGAACAGGGCAGAGAGGGGGACACGGCAGGGGCCGCCCCAGGAGCCCAcgctgcagcctgcccagctcctgtgctggagcacaACAGGCACAGCACGCAGCCAGCACACAGCCTGCTCCGGGCAAACGCCCGGCTGTTCCCTGCTCCACGTCCCGGCACGCGTggaggctgctcccagctcagctTTGCGTGCCTGAGCACCCTTAAAGCACAGGGGCCATTTACTGGTGGGCTGGGACACGTGCTGTACCCAGCGTGCTCAGGATCAGCCCTGCGCCAGGGGTACCGCAGCGCCCTTGTGCCTCTGTCCACAGAGGGGTCTAAAAACAATGAGCCTGGCTGACGGACAGCAATGTCACCGAACTGTTGTGCTGATGAGAGGAtgcaggaagggaaggatgAATGGGTGAGGAGTAAGCAGCTTCCCTCAGGAGGTGATGGTGAAGGCTGCAACCCCATCCTCCTCCCgctcccccatcccagcctCCTCAGAGGGGCCCTCCCTCACCTATGCCGGGAGAGCCCGGCAGCAGAGCTCCCTGGGGTCAGCAtctcccctcctgccaccacaTCTGCACAGGCCGGCAGCTGCGcactgggatgcagcagggctgctgcccccagGGCTGCGGGGCGGGATCCCTGCCAGGTGCTGGATATGCTCTCAGTGTTGATGGCAATGGCTGCAGGAAGGCCACTGGCCAactcctccctgccctggtAGCAAAGATCTGTCACCTTGGCCACCTGCACTCATCCTCCAGCCCTTCTCACCTCATCCTTGAAGAGCTTGGCTTGGTCCTCGCAACCCGTCAGAGTCTGAACAAAGCTAAAGACCTTGGAATAAACGGAGAAAAACGTCACAACAGAGGCAACGTTTCTGGCCGGAGACCCCCCAGTGAGCCCACACCCTCAGTTCCACAGAAGCATTTTGTGCCCCGTAAAGTAACACGTGGCTGTTAGGGCAAAGGCTGCCGCTGCAGCACCCTCCCATGCCCAGGGATCACCCCTGGATGAGGGCACAGGTACCggcctcctccagccccagagCAGCAAATGCTACAGCAGCTTCGCCTCTGGCaagccagctccagcacagcgAGGCAATTCCCacggaggggcaggggcaggagggaaggggcaCACTGGAGGGTGATGGGGAAatcaggcagggctggctgccggggctggggccagggtgCCAGCTACCCAAGCCTTACATGCAGACGCCCAAGAACCTGAATGAGGGCGACTACGAAGAATCTGAagtacagatttctttttcagagaaacaggGAAGCGGCCTCTTACCTGCAGTCTATGGTTTAGGTTTTTAACTTGGCAAAGATGAAACTGATTTCCTTGGAAAACCGTTAACTTGCTAAATGAAGAGACTGCTGTTTGCCTTCGCCTGCCCCGGGCTAGTGTCACATTCAAGCCAAGCGAGAATGTGGTAGTTCTGCATGTGCTTCCCAGAAACTGCCATCAGGGCTCACATCTGGCAGCTGCCCACACTGTACCCCAGAAGCAAGCCCAGCAGACCGCCCAGCTGGCTCAAGGAAGTGGCCGCCAAAGCACTTCTGTGCCTGGTGTACATACACGGTGCTGCACAGGCAGGTAGAGTGCTCCCAGCCATGCCAGTGGGTTAGGAGCCAGTACGCAGTCTTCAAAACCATCTTACCTCGTCAATGGTCCACTTGGCCACTGTAGTCGCTGTGATGCCAGCCACCCCTGGCAGGAGTTtgcagtgctgctcccagcagagcGACAGGGAGCGGTCAGGGTGGGCAGACAGGGCAGACATGAAGAGCGACTGGTGCATATTGTCTGAAGAAATTGCTggcaataaaaatggaagatgtGATACAAGGTATAAGGACGAGAACATCTCACCCCATCCTATCCCAGAAGCCTCGGGGAGGGCCCCATTCAGGGGAgggcccagggctggcagcagatgGTCTCATGGGTCTGGGTATAAAGAGCGAGTAGCTGTCCCTTGGATTAACAGGATATCAGTGTATCCAGGTGTTCCATTTGGTGGGATAGGGGATGGTGGGGGAAGAAGTTTAGAGACAAGCTTGGCTTTGCCTTATTCTCACCACCTTCAATCATTCATTTTCCATACTGAACTAGACTTCCATGTCAAATTTCACACCAGAATGCCACCCCATATCATTcagttcatttcagtttttttaacaaagctcTTCCCTTGCTCTGTGCTCCAAGGAGTCAAGGATGGCTCCCATGAAGAGATCCCTCTTCATTCACCACCAGCGCTGGGGAAGGCAGTAGGACAGCCCATGGTAAAACAGACAGTGGCTGGAATAAACGTCAGTCATCGTCTCACGTCAGTTATCAGAACTAAATGCCAAGCAAACTGTTCAGCATCAGTTTCTGCACTGCAGCAATGATTTGGCACTTCACAAGCACACTGATAATTTTGGGGTAGGGCAGCCGCAGGATAAAGGCACCGCATCCCTGTCTGAAGAGACCAAAGCACCAGGGAAACTGCACTGCCACAGAGAGAGGATCCTAATTCCCTGCCCTAAAGCACTCAAAGATTCACAGACACAAACCAAGAGACATGACAGGGGACGGAGCAGAGCTCTGGTAAGAGGCAGGGGCGCTCCTTGTCAGATGGTCAGCTTCGGCAGTCAGCCACAAGCTCCTCAccggggctgccctgggggagGTCTGACCGAGTGGGTCCAGGGGGACCTGCCtccagccacccccaccccagcttcTGCAGCCTTGCCCTTGTGATGACACCGTGGCAGAGGATGGCACTTACTCTGGAAGTCTTCCTGCTGGATCTTCCGGTACTTTGGGGGTCGCCCTCTAAAAAGACAGGAAGACTGATTTCCAACTGGGTTGGAACTGGCCCGAGGGCCCTCCTCCACACCGCACAGAGCAATGCCTTGGCAGTGGGAGCAAGGATTACCTCCTGGACCCTGACCCAAGGGGTTGACAGCTAAAGACACAAGACATAGGAAGAAAACCCAAGAGAggtgcccagcagagctggaaggacAAATGCCAGCTGCCAGCAACCACGCTCCCCTGCAGCCAAGGAGCCTCTCCGGCTTGGCCACCCCTCCCGGGGACGGCAGTGGCACAGGGGCCGTGCGCTGCTGCACGGGGCTCACCGGGCTCGCCCCTACCTCCCGTGGTGCCGAGACTTCTTCCGCTGAGGGAAGCCTATCAGGTTCCTCTTGCGAGTCGAGGCCTCGGTGTCAGACAAGTCCGCCTTAAGCCTGCCCTGGTTCTTCTCTGCCAGTGGGCACCCTGAGAGGCAGTAATGGGCCGTGAATCTCCCCGTCACGTGTCCTGACCCATCACAACCCGGCGTGGGGCACTTCCTAGAGAACAGAGGGGAGGCAAGCATTGGacccagctcagagcagcactgcaggtcgAGCCAGCAGGGCCACCCCTCTGCCCCCGAGCATGGGAAGCCGTAGCCCTGGCTGTGGGAGGCAGAATAAAGGCGTGCTGAACGCATTCCCGGGGCGAGTGTGCTGCGTGCATGGGCAGGGCATGCCCAGTCCCTCTAGCTACAAACGCCTGTCCCACTTCCCCGCTGCCATCACAGCCACCCCGTGCGCCACAGTGCCGACCAAGCAGGTCACTGGGGTTCACAGTCTCCATCTTCCCTTCCTTGTCCCCATGGGCATCCCGACTAGCCTCACAGTGAGGGGGAAGCAAGTGTCACCAATGTGGCCAGTAGACCTGGGAGCCAGATCTGCCTTCCCCATCCTCATGGATGCTCCACCATACTCGTCTCTCTTGGCACCAGCCTGCCGCGCTGGGGTCAGCACTACACCGTGCCTGGCTTCCCCTGGAAAAGGTCACGCATGCGACTGACTGAGCTGGTGGAGATGGCATTGTTCCTTCTTGGAACTTTCCAGCTCAtaccctcacagtgaaaagcATCCATGAGGGGCTGGAGGAACATCATCCTCAGAGCTGGTATCAGTGAACAGCATTTTAGAGGCACTGTCCCCTATGTAGCCCATATGTCCCCACAGGTAGATGGGCACGTAGGGCGCTCCAGGGTCTCTGGGTGCCACAGGACAGGCACCAAGTAGGAGCTGGCAGGTGTTACACTAGCCACAGGCTCCAGGCTTCTGTGGGGCCAGGggagtgccagggctgcccctcAGCGGGGGACAGAGCCAGGCGTGGGGTGggtgcagggaagggctggctgctgcctggggcGGTGGGTGCAGAGGAAGGGCCAGCCAGGGAGCTGAGCCGGGGAGCTCACCTGTGGTGAAAGCTGTACTTGGAGCTCTTGGTGTGAGGGATGCTCTTGCAGCCCAGGGTTGGGCAGCCCCCATGGGCAGAGGAGGCTGGTTCCTTTGGCCCTAGaccaggagaggaaagagagacTGTCACGGCTGCAGTGCCAGACAGAGCCAGGGCTCCgggctccctgcctgcatcAAACAGGGAGGACTTTCCAAATAACAGCTCTGTGGCAAggcccttcctccctgcccaccctcaGCCAGCACCTGCCCTCCTGTTTCTGTGCACGGGCAGGTGGCAGCGACAGCGGAGATCTGGCACGCTGGTATGGGGGGCTGACCCAGGCGCAGGACTTActgagaggaggctgcagcGGGTGTCCAGTTTTTGAGCACCAGCCTATGGGGTGGATGTCCGGATGATCCACATCAATCCAGAAATCATAGACGTGGCTCCAGCCATCAAAATGGATCTGGGGAGACAAGTAGAGAGGTCAGCCTTCACACCTCGGGGCACCTCCCGGAGGAGCTCTGGAGCCCTCCAAGgtgaaagcaagcagcagagtaGAGCTGAACTGCAGCACAAGGCCCCCCTCCACCCCTGGAGCCAGCCACTGCGACCTGCCGCCCTCGGAGCGGTGTGCTTCTGCAGACCTCCGCACGCTTTGCCACTGCAACAGGCAGCGAGttgggaagggcaggagcaAGCCAGCACAGCATCTGCACACAGGCTCAGCACCGATGCTCCAGCACCCACCTTTATCCTGTGATCTTCCACATCCTCCACACTGGCCACTCGGATGAAGGAAGGAGTCCTCTTGTCCACTGCCTCCAGCTTCATGTTGACCAGAAAGCCGTGGGGTGGGCGCTGGGGCCAGGAAGAACCCAGGTCAGCGGGGAGCAGGACTGTGCTTCGGGCTCCCACGCCCCTCGGCAGCTTTCCCAGCAGCGTGCGCTCCtcaagcccagctcccagccctggcctGTCCGGGTAAGAGCCATCCCAGCTCACACTGGCAACAGGAGAGAGTGGGGACAGGCCTCCCGGGTCTGAGCTGTGTTTTAACAAGATGGGAAAGCTGTGCCCAAGGGAAGAAGGTCTCCAAGAGACACGTTTTGGGGATTTATATTGCAGCCACGCGTGGCTGGACACAGCTGTTGTTGCTGCAGTTGGAGACAACAACGATCAAGCAAGCCTGAACAATTTCCCATCACCAGTTCCCGCCTAGCTGAGGGGATGGTCAGACTTcccatttttcccagttttgaaCTATTTGCTCAGGATAGCCCTGACTTCTGAGACTTGAGCGTAGGTCCGAGCCCCAGGCCTGTGGCAGAAGCATGAATGACCTGAATGCACACCACTTGACTTTTCATAAAAGCAAAGACCCGACAATGGAGAAACGCCCAATTCCTGCCCAGGCACAGCGGAGCTGATGCTGTGGCACTCACCACTTTAAAGGCCCAAGCCGGGACAGCAGATGCTCCAGTTTCCTTTAAGTACTTTTCCCAGGTGAAGCTGTCGGGCTCAGGATAATCTAGAAGGGGGAATATGCAGACGGTGAGACACACCTGCAGGAAGACAGCAAGTACCCCAGAATGTCCTACTGCCCTGAAGGACGAACCAAGCCTGTGCCAGACACACAGGAATGTGAGAGGGACCAAGAGGTGCTACTGTTTCCTCGTGCATCACGAAACCCAGGGtacaagaaagcagaaacacttGGTCTGACACAACCACCGCTGCACCTGAACACGTGTCCAGGAGCCTCAGCAGGAGCGTGCCACCTCCCCCGCTGTGGCCTGGCTGAAGGAAACTGCCTGGGCCCGCAGCCAGCCAGGGCCATGGGGCTTGCACCCCCAGGCTCCTCCATGCCACCCTGGGAAGCCTGTCCCCCAGGGACGCGCCAGTGATGGCTGCGCTCCCGGGCCACTGACTCACCTTGAGGAGGTGTGAGGGGTTTGCCGTGCTCCTGACACCATCCAACTGGGTGGATGTACGGACTGCTGGGTTCGCACCTAGAAAACACACCCAAACCCTTACACAAGGCTGAGATGCCTGGTGTATCGCTGCCAGACAGCGCAGGCTGCAGGGGCGCAGGGCAGGCCACGgggcagcacccccaggtctgcagcaccagcacaagcCCCTGCAGAAGCCAAGGTCGTCTGCAGCACCCTGGTCCCTGAGAGACCCAGGAAACACAGGCGCTGGCAAGGCAAGGGCGAGAGCAGGGGGCCTCCAGCTCGGAGGGTCAGCACATGAACACGCGCCGGGTGCAAGCCCTGCTGCAGAAGTGCCCGGGGAACAGCAACCCTTTGCCGGGAGACAGGCTGAGCCTTCCAGAGCCCGCAGCCATGACACCGGAGCATCCGGGAACCCGACGGTCATGGCTCCCAGTAGGTCACAGCAGACACGGGTGAGTGAGGAGCAGCCAGGGACAGAAACCACTGCAGCCCCACAGGTCCTCGGGGTGACAGGTCAGAGGGCTCCAGCCACAAAGGGAAGGACCTGCTCTCAGGACCCTGACTATGCTAACTGGCCATGGTAATCAGCCTCAGCCAGCCTCAGCTGGGACACCTCCCCGCCCTGGTCACAATCCCCTGCCTACAGACACAGGAGCTCCTTTAAAGATCAGACCTTTGGCCTCTGCATCGCAGGCGGCTCCATCTCCCAGGTGGGTTTCAGGGCAGCCCACAATATGCCATCACGCCTGTCTTTGCCTCACATTAACTACAGAGCCGTGGCAACATCCCAAGACATGTCACGGAACAGGCAAAGGTTTGTCTCCCAGCACAGGGGAACCACTGGTGGCCTGTCTGCAGCAGCGTGCTAGGATTGCCCCGTGCTCTCCTGAGCACCCTGTCAACTCTTGCTGAAGCAGCGGCAGGGTGTCTCCCCAGTGCTGGCACCCCAGGAGCCTCTGTGCACTTACCAGTAGTCATAAGTATCATCCCAGTTGTCGAAGTGCACCAAAAAGCGATTGTCCACCACATCAGTCACTGTGGCAACACAGATCAGGGAAGGGTTCATGCGGTCCACAGCTTCGAGCTTCATGCCCACCTCAAAGCCTGGGGAAGCCTCATGCTGTGAGGAAAGAGGAGCAGGTTTCCTTCAGAGCTGCAGTCCCAGTGCCCTCCTCACTACTTCCCTTGCCTGCTGCAAGGAGGCATCTGCCCAAACCCTCCCAAAACCAGACTGTGCCTGGCCTCCAGCAGGCCTGGGACCACTAAGGATTCCAGAAGGGTAGTGCCCTGCTCTGCATgcaagaaaaaaggcagagggtAACTCAGTTTggccaaacaaacaaagaggaaaagacatCTTCAGAACCTCAGGATCTTCTATAAGCAATAACCTCTAAGAGAAAAACAGCCTCAAACTTCCAGTGATTTGTATTTTGTCACAAAACACTTGTCTGCGGTCATGCTCTCCATGTGTGCTAGCAGCAACCAACGCCCTAGGCTtagcaggaggagctgggatgGATGGGGTCATCATTCATCCTACCTCACCTTTATCTCTGGAATTCAGAAATCTGTGCAAAATGCTGCACCACACATGCTAGTGGGATTGTTGCAGCAATGAACAGAAGAGTTTAGGCACAATAAATAACTTGGGAGAGGCTGATTTATCAGTAGGTTTGAGTTTCCTCAGCAGCTGACAAAGAAACCATCAACATTTTGCACTCCACATTCCCGCTTTCCTTACCCAAGCTGccatatgaaaaataaaggcagagaCAGAAACAACGAAGACACAAAACAGAGACAAAAGAGTTACACTTATGAAATATTAACCGAGGGGGTTTGGCAAAGTAATTGTTGAGAGTAGTGGTTACTTCTCACCAGTACTTTTGCAACATATTTAACTGTCCATGAGACCAACCTGAATGAAAGAGTGACTCAGGCCAATGCCAATTTGGGGCACACCAAACTGGTGTCCAAGCTACAGATCCTCAGCAGCAAAGCATGCCTCATCTCATTAAGCAATGCCAGCAGTATGCTCTCCTGGCCCTCTGCACTGCGAACTTGAGAAGCATGGGGTTGTAAGAGTCACTCTAAAGAGAACGATATTGTCTCAACACTGctaacagagacctggagatggaatgtgcTCCTCATGGACACCGAGACCCAGAGACCCcgggaaggagaactgcacgGTACGAGGAGTGCTGTGCCGCTCCCTGCCACCTGGGACTGGAAGGAACGACTACAATAAGGTCGTATAACAACTGTCGTCATTACAATGAACCGTAACATGCGTGATAACCTGGCTCGAGAAGGCAGAGACTGACAACAATCCACGGGCCAGAGCAGGAGCAACGTGTATTGCTCGGCATAAAAGAGGACTCTTTAGCAactgaactttggagatcttccccaccaaggatcacgacGACCGGAAGGACCGGCGggacgctgcctggacctgggaccatagggacgCCTTGGACCGGTGGTGGTCactataatcctctttccttttcactttacctttttttcactttctgtccTTCTCCCTATCGCACGCTGCTTtacgggcaaacaataaaatggattgaagcataacccctCAACGTGGTCGCCTTGATTTTTGCGCTTCGAGATCATAGTAAATGAACCATCACGAGCCCACTGAGCGGACCGTGACAGGGGTGGACAGAGAAAATTTTGCCCAGCAATGGTGGAGGCATTCCGCTCAGCTGGAGGGCAAGAAGCCACACCTGAACCTGCAGGCTCtggcaggaaggagaagctgCTACTCACAGTATTTCGAACCACGAAGAGGTGCTTAGGAGCTGCCTGAGCCTTTGTTATCTTCAGGTAGTTTGTCCAGCTGAATTCTTCTTCCTTATAACCTACAACCCCTCAGGAAgagaaatgagagagagagagagagagttcacagagagcagccaggaggTTGTGCCCTGGgacacagctgctggctgcagcctggcactgggACATCCAGgtggcagggctctgccccagAATGGGAGCAAGCAGAGATCTTTAGCACAATGGGTGCCCGAAAGGTTGTCCTGTGGAACCCCCCCAGTACAGCAGCATCCCTTTGAGGGCTCCATGGAGCCACCCTGTCCCCACCTCCAGCTCTACGTTTTGGGTCTCCACTTCAACACGACCCAGCAACTTGCTAACTCCTTACCTTTTGGGGGCTGGAGTTTGTGCCCAGTCTCCTCAAACCAGCCGGCGGGGTGGATGTCGGGGGAGTCAGCATTCAGCCAAAAATCGTGGCACTCAGAGTAGCCATCAAAGTGGAGGCGCATCCGGTAACCGCACACCTGCCAGCGGGAagggcaggaaaaggaaaggagcatGAAACCCTCCTGCTGTCCCTGGCCAAGCATCACGCACACCTCCCATCCCACACACAACCTCAGCATATCACTTAGGGAAGCCAGGTCACTCATCGGCCAGTGCCCACATCAGAGGACACATGCCAGCCCCAAAAGGCGTACAGCACAGAACAAGGTAAGTGCGAGGCCACCAAGCCAGCCCTAAGAAGGGAGGTTCAGGCTGGTGCGTGACATGCCATGGTGGGGCACCTTGCTGGGTCCAGCAAGCGCAAGGATTCCCTTTTCTGCACCCGGGGAAATGGTGCAGGGATTCTGGCTAAATGCCGTGCTGGTTTGGTGACATCTCCCcagcagcaagaacagcagCCACTGTTGTACAGCTGATttccctggctgcctggggagcgCTGCAAGGCAGGACTGGTTCAGCTGCCACAAGGCTAAGTGGGGAGCCCCACAGACAGGGCCTCCATGGACACAAGGAAGAGCAATGGGATGCCTCCACACCCGCTATCGCCAGGGCTCAGACCTGTCTGAGGGGCATCAGCTCCAAAAAGCTGTTACCATCACCACAGTCTCTTCCCCCGTGTGGCCCTGCCGTGtcagagagacagacagaccaACCCGGCTGGGGCAGAACCACTGCTCCACAACACTGTCTCCTGCCCCGTGAGCTGGGAGGAACTCCCTGCTCGCTTGACCAAGGTGTGGGAGCATCACATGCAGCGACATGCAGGCGAGGGTCCAAAGCCGGTCTCCTCCACGGaccggccagcagcagcccccgccACAGAGCCTCCCACGCGCGGGCGCAAGGAGGGGACCGAGGAACACGGACGCCGG
Proteins encoded in this region:
- the L3MBTL1 gene encoding lethal(3)malignant brain tumor-like protein 1 isoform X1, with translation MDSRAEMEVVRSTKGNVAGEVSVHVVTTESTVQSTHLPTTAFIIPANATTINLPTSTLEIQRFPREPQRSTGAERPERGAGSEPITATVIPQISGVQTCSTVRVLEWKDGVATLPGSNLRFRINEYGTLKVVSADKMPPVDAIKEGHTEKDGDSEVAPTSRDNPTVAQDVPEQIKLPTAETMCHCDTCGRRHVSDGAREGRGFCSEHCHQQFKERSVIVENSASSTNAAEILKPVKKRKRKDYQSPSEEEYESEQMEEKQEERKSSMGDSAISNPEADTWNGSQHGASEEKKEGWSWASYLEEQKAVAAPLDLFQDYQVASQHKNGFKVGMKLEGIDPQHPSMYFILTVAEVCGYRMRLHFDGYSECHDFWLNADSPDIHPAGWFEETGHKLQPPKGVVGYKEEEFSWTNYLKITKAQAAPKHLFVVRNTHEASPGFEVGMKLEAVDRMNPSLICVATVTDVVDNRFLVHFDNWDDTYDYWCEPSSPYIHPVGWCQEHGKPLTPPQDYPEPDSFTWEKYLKETGASAVPAWAFKVRPPHGFLVNMKLEAVDKRTPSFIRVASVEDVEDHRIKIHFDGWSHVYDFWIDVDHPDIHPIGWCSKTGHPLQPPLRPKEPASSAHGGCPTLGCKSIPHTKSSKYSFHHRKCPTPGCDGSGHVTGRFTAHYCLSGCPLAEKNQGRLKADLSDTEASTRKRNLIGFPQRKKSRHHGRGRPPKYRKIQQEDFQTISSDNMHQSLFMSALSAHPDRSLSLCWEQHCKLLPGVAGITATTVAKWTIDEVFSFVQTLTGCEDQAKLFKDEMIDGEAFLLLTQADIVKIMSVKLGPALKIYNAILMFKNADDTLK
- the L3MBTL1 gene encoding lethal(3)malignant brain tumor-like protein 1 isoform X2, translating into MDSRAEMEVVRSTKGNVAGEVSVHVVTTESTVQSTHLPTTAFIIPANATTINLPTSTLEIQRFPREPQRSTGAERPERGAGSEPITATVIPQISGVQTCSTVRVLEWKDGVATLPGSNLRFRINEYGTLKVVSADKMPPVDAIKEGHTEKDGDSEVAPTSRDNPTVAQDVPEQIKLPTAETMCHCDTCGRRHVSDGAREGRGFCSEHCHQQFKERSVIVENSASSTNAAEILKPVKKRKRKDYQSPSEEEYESEQMEEKQEERKSSMGDSAISNPEADTWNGSQHGASEEKKEGWSWASYLEEQKAVAAPLDLFQDYQVASQHKNGFKVGMKLEGIDPQHPSMYFILTVAEVCGYRMRLHFDGYSECHDFWLNADSPDIHPAGWFEETGHKLQPPKGYKEEEFSWTNYLKITKAQAAPKHLFVVRNTHEASPGFEVGMKLEAVDRMNPSLICVATVTDVVDNRFLVHFDNWDDTYDYWCEPSSPYIHPVGWCQEHGKPLTPPQDYPEPDSFTWEKYLKETGASAVPAWAFKVRPPHGFLVNMKLEAVDKRTPSFIRVASVEDVEDHRIKIHFDGWSHVYDFWIDVDHPDIHPIGWCSKTGHPLQPPLRPKEPASSAHGGCPTLGCKSIPHTKSSKYSFHHRKCPTPGCDGSGHVTGRFTAHYCLSGCPLAEKNQGRLKADLSDTEASTRKRNLIGFPQRKKSRHHGRGRPPKYRKIQQEDFQTISSDNMHQSLFMSALSAHPDRSLSLCWEQHCKLLPGVAGITATTVAKWTIDEVFSFVQTLTGCEDQAKLFKDEMIDGEAFLLLTQADIVKIMSVKLGPALKIYNAILMFKNADDTLK